The Pseudanabaena sp. FACHB-2040 genome segment CGAACTCCTAGGCGTTGCCAGCCTGATTCGAGGCAACTCCTGCGAGACGGTGATTGCTTCGACAGAAGTTTTGGCGCTGACGCTGCCAGCTTACACTTTCCTACAGTTTCTCAAGGACTATCCTGAGTTTGGGCGGGCAATCTGCGATCGCATTCACCTAATCGAAGCCTTTGACTTGGTCAGCCAGCACTCCCAAGACCAAGCCTTTGATGCTGGCAATCTTAAGGCCAAGGCCCATATTGTCTGTGAAGAGGGCACCGTAGTCACCCTGCCCTACGGCAAGAGCAGCCTCAATCACCTCGATCCGCGCCTCACCTGGATTCTCAGCGGCGGCAACGTGCTGAATGTGCTCGGCGGCAGTGCGATCGCACTCCAGTCCGGCCAGAATACCTTAGATGTTCTCAGCCCCCAGGGAGCCAGGCTGGTCGGCCTGAGCCAAGAAGCCCTGAGCCAGACATTGCAGGTTGCACCTACGCCCAGCCCAATAAGCAACGGCTTACGGCTAGATCCCGCAGCCATTCCCTATGCCCCCGACGAGTTGCCGGAAGGCACGCTCAAAGACAGCGATCCCAAAGGCGATACCAGCCGCAAATATCCCTTTGCTAAGGGGCGCGGTGAGGTAGATGGAGCCCTGGCCTGCTTCGACATGCTCAGCCAGTTCTACAAAATGCCCTTCCGGCGAGACGTGATTCGGCGCATTCTAGTCAACCAAAAGGACCGCACTGGGCAACTGTCTTTGCCCCTCTGCGGATCGATGGCTGAAATGGTGGGCCTGCGAACTCAGCTGGTCAAAGTTCCGACCAGCGCCTTCAAGCGCCTCAGAACGCCAGCTCTAATTCGCTGGCAAGAAAGCTTTGCGGTTATCTACGAAACCTCTGAGAAAACCTTTATCCTGGGCGATCCGGAAGTCGGCCTGATTCGCCGCACTCCGGCCAGCTTTGAAGATGCTTGGGACAACGGCGGCGAAGTGCTGCTGTTAGAGGCCACCAAAGAAACGCCCAAACAGCGCTTTGGCCTGCAGTGGTTTCTGCCCTCGCTAAAGCAGTACCGCTGGGTGCTGGCCGAGGTACTGATCGCCTCTTTCTTTGTGCAGCTCTTTGGCCTGGTCAATCCCCTAATGGTGCAGGTGATCATCGACAAGGTGATCTCTCAAAACAGCATCGACACGCTGCAGGTGCTGGGCATTTTCCTAGTAATTGTGGCGATCTTTGAAGCCATTCTTACCAGCCTACGAACGTACCTGTTTGTCGATACCACCAACCGGATCGACATGGCCCTAGGCTCTGCCATCATCGACCACCTGCTGCGGCTGCCCCTGCGCTACTTCGACAAGCGCCCGGTGGGCGAGCTCTCCAGCCGCATCAACGAGCTGGAAAACATTCGCCAGTTTCTCACCGGCACGGCCCTAACCGTGGTGCTAGATGCGGTTTTCTCCGTGCTCTACATCGTGGTTATGTTTATCTACAGCTGGGTGCTCACCCTGGTTGCCCTGTCCACCATTCCGCTGTTTGTGCTGCTGACTGTACTGGTTGCGCCGATTGTGCGCCAGCAGCTCCGTGTCAAAGCCGAGCGCAACGCCGAAACCCAGTCCCTGCTGGTGGAATCGCTCTCCGGCATTCAAACCGTTAAGGCCCAAAATATCGAGCTTAAGACCCGCTGGAAGTGGCAGGAGCGCTACGCCCAGTACGTCAGTGCCGGATTTAACACGGTGCTGACCTCTACCACGGCCGGGTCGGCTAGCAACTTCCTCAACAAGATCTCAGGGCTGCTAGTGCTGTGGGTGGGAGCGTATCTGGTGCTGCAGGGCGAGCTGAGCCTAGGCCAGCTAATTGCCTTCCGCATCATTGCTGGTTACGTGACTGCGCCCGTTTTGCGCTTAGCTCAGCTCTGGCAAAACTTCCAGGAGACGGCCCTGTCTCTGGAGCGCCTTAGCGACATTATCGACCACCCCCAAGAGGCCGACGAAGCCGACCAAAACCAGATTCCCATGCCAGAAGTTAGGGGGAACGTCAGATATGAAAATATCGCCTTCCGCTTCGCCGCCTCTGGGCCGCTGCAGCTGGTCAATATTAACCTGGAGTTTGCCCACGGCCAGTTTGTCGGGGTAGTGGGCCAGAGTGGTTCGGGTAAGAGTACTTTGATGAAGCTGCTGCCCCGGCTCTACGAACCCGACTCGGGCCGGATTTTGATCGACAACTACGACATCAGCAAGGTCGAGCTTTACTCCCTGCGCCGCCAGATCGGCATTGTGCCTCAGGACAGCCTACTGTTTGACGGCACCATTCAGGAAAACATTGCCCTGACCAACCCCGATGCTAATGCTGAGAGCATTATCGAAGCGGCCACCACTGCCTGTGCCCACGACTTCATTATGGATTTGCCTTTGGGCTACAACACCCGCGTTGGTGAACGAGGGTCGAGCCTATCGGGGGGTCAGCGGCAGCGGATTGCCATTGCCCGTACCATTCTGCAAAACCCTCGCCTGCTGATTCTAGACGAGGCTACCAGTGCCCTCGACTACGATACCGAGCACCAGGTTTCGATGAATCTGAAGCGATGGGCCCAGGGCCGTACAGTATTCCTGATTACTCACCGGCTCAACACAATTCAGCAGGCCGATGTCATTCTGGTGATGGACCAAGGTTCTGCCGTAGAGCAGGGCACCCACGCTGAACTGATGGCGCTCCAGGGCCGCTACTACTGTCTCTATCAGCAACAATCCAGTGCGCTTTGAGGACTTTTCGGCATGATTCGAATTAATGGCGCTCGCCCCGATGCGTCTGCGAATGGTCAGAAGAATGGCAGTGCTAATGGCGATCTCGTCATTAACAGCCAGCCTTCTCGGGGTCAAGAAACCTTTGATAAGCCCGTTATTTTGCGCCAGTCACCCCACTGGTCTAGGGCGGTAGTCTGGGGCATCATGGGCGTTACGGCAGCGACTTTGGGCTGGGCCTGCGTGGCTCAGATTGAGCAGGCAGTACCGGCCCAGGGCAAGCTAGAACCCGAAGGCATTGTGCAGCCAGTACAGGCTCCCGTCGGCGGAGTGATCCAGGCAGTTCACGTGAGCGAAGGACAGGCCGTTGAGGCGGGACAGGTTTTGGTTAGCCTCGACCCGCAGACGACCCAGGCGCAGCTAGCCTCTCTGCAGCAGATCCGCAACAAGCTGCTGGAGGAAAACGCCTACTAC includes the following:
- a CDS encoding peptidase domain-containing ABC transporter; the protein is MTQTPLPLQQTVASLPPFDRLPEAAVNQLLQTAQPYKYRIGQPILRREVLSQQVILLLEGHARLLGYDPRDQKPITLQRLGRGELLGVASLIRGNSCETVIASTEVLALTLPAYTFLQFLKDYPEFGRAICDRIHLIEAFDLVSQHSQDQAFDAGNLKAKAHIVCEEGTVVTLPYGKSSLNHLDPRLTWILSGGNVLNVLGGSAIALQSGQNTLDVLSPQGARLVGLSQEALSQTLQVAPTPSPISNGLRLDPAAIPYAPDELPEGTLKDSDPKGDTSRKYPFAKGRGEVDGALACFDMLSQFYKMPFRRDVIRRILVNQKDRTGQLSLPLCGSMAEMVGLRTQLVKVPTSAFKRLRTPALIRWQESFAVIYETSEKTFILGDPEVGLIRRTPASFEDAWDNGGEVLLLEATKETPKQRFGLQWFLPSLKQYRWVLAEVLIASFFVQLFGLVNPLMVQVIIDKVISQNSIDTLQVLGIFLVIVAIFEAILTSLRTYLFVDTTNRIDMALGSAIIDHLLRLPLRYFDKRPVGELSSRINELENIRQFLTGTALTVVLDAVFSVLYIVVMFIYSWVLTLVALSTIPLFVLLTVLVAPIVRQQLRVKAERNAETQSLLVESLSGIQTVKAQNIELKTRWKWQERYAQYVSAGFNTVLTSTTAGSASNFLNKISGLLVLWVGAYLVLQGELSLGQLIAFRIIAGYVTAPVLRLAQLWQNFQETALSLERLSDIIDHPQEADEADQNQIPMPEVRGNVRYENIAFRFAASGPLQLVNINLEFAHGQFVGVVGQSGSGKSTLMKLLPRLYEPDSGRILIDNYDISKVELYSLRRQIGIVPQDSLLFDGTIQENIALTNPDANAESIIEAATTACAHDFIMDLPLGYNTRVGERGSSLSGGQRQRIAIARTILQNPRLLILDEATSALDYDTEHQVSMNLKRWAQGRTVFLITHRLNTIQQADVILVMDQGSAVEQGTHAELMALQGRYYCLYQQQSSAL